One Solanum lycopersicum chromosome 4, SLM_r2.1 DNA window includes the following coding sequences:
- the LOC101254199 gene encoding uncharacterized protein, with the protein MLRVAGLLLSAAEDLSIHCFQCLLPQPSAKKRDIGWNYGPQGATNDSGNCNFCGSTFNGGITRHKQHLVGGFKNVKQCTAFPPEIREEVRAYIQNKIANNPNFQMRQPEEFIDVDYLDQMDDYKEMMPPSKTQKISSSSSGSALSIAWNVTKGPLNLYSSQKSTQKGGFEKGGGIDETKKILRKRAVSAFAIWMYDAGLPFNCVNHKSFDNFIEVVGQHGPRIKCPTFHEVRVTHLKKEVKKVEKIVDEHKVQWTKFGCSITMDKWTARNNKMIINILVNSPNGSVFLGSVDASNESTDSIKMYMLFEKLLKELGRKILYKLSPIMLLRMLRRKV; encoded by the exons ATGCTGCGAGTTGCTGGCTTGTTGTTGTCTGCTGCTGAAGACCTGAG TATTCACTGCTTTCAGTGCTTACTGCCTCAGCCTTCTGC CAAAAAGAGGGACATTGGATGGAATTATGGCCCTCAAGGAGCAACGAATGATTCGGGTaattgtaacttttgtgggagtaCTTTCAATGGTGGAATAACTCGACACAAACAACATCTAGTGGGTGGTTTCAAGAATGTTAAACAATGTACCGCTTTTCCCCCGGAGATTAGAGAAGAAGTAAGGGCTTATATACAAAACAAGATCGCTAATAATCCCAACTTTCAAATGAGGCAGCCGGAAGAATTTATTGATGTTGATTATCTTGATCAAATGGATGATTATAAGGAAATGATGCCTCCCTCCAAAACTCAAAAGATATCTTCTAGTTCTAGTGGAAGTGCATTATCCATTGCGTGGAATGTGACGAAAGGCCCTTTGAATCTCTATTCTTCACAGAAATCAACACAAAAAGGAGGCTTTGAAAAAGGAGGAGGAATTgatgaaacaaagaaaatactaaGAAAGCGTGCGGTAAGTGCTTTTGCAATTTGGATGTATGATGCAGGGCTCCCTTTTAATTGCGTCAATCACAAatcatttgataattttattgagGTGGTAGGACAACATGGCCCCAGAATAAAGTGTCCTACATTCCATGAAGTTAGAGTCACTCACCTAAAAAAAGAGGTGAAGAAAGTAGAAAAAATTGTTGATGAGCATAAAGTGCAATGGACAAAGTTTGGATGTTCCATTACGATGGACAAATGGACGGCacgaaataataaaatgatcatcaatattttggtgaattCTCCAAATGGTAGTGTATTTCTTGGTTCTGTTGATGCTAGCAATGAATCTACCGATTCCATCAAAATGTACATGTTATTTGAAAAACTATTGAAAGAATTGGGTAGGAAAATATTGTACAAGTTGTCACCGATAATGCTATTGAGAATGCTAAGGCGAAAAGTATGA